The uncultured Paludibaculum sp. sequence GCACCCACCGGCCAGACCTCGTCTTCCTCGATGTCCAGATGCCCGAGATGGACGGATTCGCCGTCGTACAAGAAGTGGGCGCCGGGCAGATGCCGGCGGTCGTCTTCGTCACCGCGCACGACAGGTACGCGATCCAGGCATTCGAGATTAACGCCATCGACTATCTGTTGAAACCCGTCACCGAGGAGCGGTTCAGCAAGGCGCTGGCCCGCGCGAAGGACCATCTGAAGTCCAGGCCGTCCGACGAGGCCAGCCGTCAGATCCTGTCACTGCTCGAGACCATCGCGTCGCCGTCACGTGCGTTGAAACGCCTGGCGGTGCGGACGGCCGGCAAGACCGTCTTCGTCGACGTCGAGGACATCGACTGGATGGAGGCGGCCGAAAACTATGTGCAACTCCATGCGGGACGAGTCGAGCATCTGCTGCACGTCACCATGAATACAATCGAGAAGTCGCTCGATCCCGAACTCTTCCTGCGCATCCACCGTTCCGTGATCGTCAACATCAAACGCATCAAGGAGCTGCAGCCCGTGACGCACGGCGAATACGTGGTCACGCTGACCACCGGCGTCCGGCTGCAATCCAGCCGCATGTACAACGACAAGCTGAAGGCGCTCGCGGCCAACCCCTTCTGAGCGCTACGCCGGTTCGTCCCGCCATTGATCCAGCTGGTCAAAATCGGTTTCTCGTCAACGGCGCGAGGACCGAAACTGGATTCCGTGATGAACACTCAGATTCTCGCGGAATTGTCCGGTGTCACCAAGAGGTTTGGAAAAGTCGTGGCGCTCGACGGCCTGACGCTGGAGGTCATGCACGGAGAACTATTGGCGGTGCTGGGGCCCAACGGCGCAGGCAAGACAACAGCCATTTCACTGCTACTCGGCCTGCAGCAGCCCGACAAGGGGTCGGCGCGGTTGTTCGGCCAAGCCCCAGGCGCCATTGAGGCGCGCAGGCAGGTCGGCGTAATGATGCAGGAAGCCGCGCTGCCGCCGGAGTTGCGCGTACGCGAGCAGATCGACCTCATCGCGAGCTACTACCCCGCCCCGCTCACAGCGGCCGAAGCTATGTCTCTCACCGGCATCCAACCGCTGGCCAACCGGCCGTACGGCGCGCTCTCAGGGGGACAGAAACGGCAGGTGCAGTTCGCCATCGCCATCGTCGGGCGGCCCCGCCTGCTGTTCCTCGACGAGCCCACTGTGGGCCTCGACCTCCAGTCGCGCGAGCTTGTATGGGCCACTCTACGCCGGCTGGTGCGTGACGGCTGCTCCATCGTGCTGACCACCCACTACCTGGAAGAAGCCGAGGCGCTGGCCGACCGCGTGGCCGTCCTCGCCAAAGGCCGTCTCATCGCCACCGGCACAGTGAGTGAGATGCGGGCCCTTGTCGTCCGCAAACGCATCACCTGCCGCACCACGTTGCAGGCGGCACAGGTCGCGGAATGGCCGGACGTGCAAACCGTCAATACCGACCACCACGGACTCCACATCACCGCCAGCAACACCGAGAACGTTGTCAGAAGGCTGCTGGCCGCCGACGAGGACCTGCAGGATCTCGAGGTACAGCGCGCCGGACTCGCCGAGGCGTTCACCGAACTCACACAGGAGGTGGCACAATGAGCGCGCCAGCCATCCAGACCCTGGCCATGCCGCCGCGCCGCGTCGTGCGGGCCTACGCGGTGGAGGCGAAGTACGAGTCGCTGCGCATGTTGCGCGCCCCGTCCTTCGCGGGTCCGTTCCTCCTGCTGCCGGCTGCCCTCTATCTCCTCTTCGCGGTCCTGTTGTTCGGTCCCGAGATCGCCAAGGATCCGAGGAGCGCGCTCTTTATGTACACCGGCTTTTCCGTGCTCGGCGTGATGGGTCCGGGCCTCTTCGGCTTCGGCATCAGTGTGGCCACGGAACGCGAGCAGGGCCTGCTGAAACTCAAACGCGCGCTACCCATGCCTCAGGCGGCCGTGCTGCTCGCGAGGATGTTGATGTCGATGTTGTTCGTCGCCATTGTTATGGCCAGCATGTCGGCGGTCTCTCCCTTCGGCGGCCTGCACCTCAGCGCGTCGCAGTTGATCGCTTTCTCGCTGGTGAATGTGGCTGGGGCCGCGCCTTTCTGCGCTATGGGCTTCTTTGTCGGATCGCTGGTTTCGGCCAAGGCGGCTCCGGCCTTTGTGAACATTGTGTACCTGCCCATGATCTACCTGTCGGCGATCCTCTTCCCACTGCCGAAGTCGATGCAGTGGATCGCCGTGCTTTCCCCTGCCTTTCATCTCGATCAGCTTGGCTTGGCGGCCATGGGCGTTGCCAGCTACGGCTCTCCGGCCGTACACGTGATAGTCCTTGCCGGAGTCACCGTTGTGTTTGCTTTCTTTGCCGTGCGCCGGCTGGCGCGCGTAGGATAACCGCAGACCCAGGAGACGAACATGACCACACCCGAAACGGAGTCCGCAGTGGGCACGACGACGCCGGCCGCGAAGTACAACTATGCCATCGGCTA is a genomic window containing:
- a CDS encoding ABC transporter ATP-binding protein translates to MNTQILAELSGVTKRFGKVVALDGLTLEVMHGELLAVLGPNGAGKTTAISLLLGLQQPDKGSARLFGQAPGAIEARRQVGVMMQEAALPPELRVREQIDLIASYYPAPLTAAEAMSLTGIQPLANRPYGALSGGQKRQVQFAIAIVGRPRLLFLDEPTVGLDLQSRELVWATLRRLVRDGCSIVLTTHYLEEAEALADRVAVLAKGRLIATGTVSEMRALVVRKRITCRTTLQAAQVAEWPDVQTVNTDHHGLHITASNTENVVRRLLAADEDLQDLEVQRAGLAEAFTELTQEVAQ
- a CDS encoding LytTR family DNA-binding domain-containing protein, coding for MPFTALLVDDEPLAREGLALLLARDPETVAILEARNGREAVEAIRTHRPDLVFLDVQMPEMDGFAVVQEVGAGQMPAVVFVTAHDRYAIQAFEINAIDYLLKPVTEERFSKALARAKDHLKSRPSDEASRQILSLLETIASPSRALKRLAVRTAGKTVFVDVEDIDWMEAAENYVQLHAGRVEHLLHVTMNTIEKSLDPELFLRIHRSVIVNIKRIKELQPVTHGEYVVTLTTGVRLQSSRMYNDKLKALAANPF
- a CDS encoding ABC transporter permease; translation: MSAPAIQTLAMPPRRVVRAYAVEAKYESLRMLRAPSFAGPFLLLPAALYLLFAVLLFGPEIAKDPRSALFMYTGFSVLGVMGPGLFGFGISVATEREQGLLKLKRALPMPQAAVLLARMLMSMLFVAIVMASMSAVSPFGGLHLSASQLIAFSLVNVAGAAPFCAMGFFVGSLVSAKAAPAFVNIVYLPMIYLSAILFPLPKSMQWIAVLSPAFHLDQLGLAAMGVASYGSPAVHVIVLAGVTVVFAFFAVRRLARVG